In one window of Camelina sativa cultivar DH55 chromosome 15, Cs, whole genome shotgun sequence DNA:
- the LOC104745764 gene encoding probable leucine-rich repeat receptor-like serine/threonine-protein kinase At3g14840, which yields MSFNRQLLFFFFFVSLILFSGFASSATLPKEEVEALKSVATALKKTNWNFSVDPCDETSSEGGWRKLNQPKGAEDAVTCNCSSGTCHVTNITLKGQDLQGSLPTDLSGLPFLQQIDLTRNYLNGSIPPEWGSSSLISIELLGNRITGPIPKELANLTNLYSLVLEYNQLSGKLPPELGNLPNLQRLFLSSNYLTGEIPSTFAKLTNLTDFRISDNQFTGTIPDFIQNWKGLRKLVIQASGLVGPIPSAIGPLGTLTDLRISDLSGPESPFPPLQNMTSIKTLILRNCNLTGNLPDYLDRRTLKVLDLSFNKLSGPIPPKYSALSDVDYIYFTSNMLNGVVPAWMLDKGDTIDLAYNNFSKETNTEMCQQNSVNMFSSTSPLVTNNSSNVSCLSKYVCPKTFYGLHINCGDNEITSNGTKYDADTRDTVGFDNSGNGWVSTNTGHFLDDDRTNIGKTKWSNSSVLNITNSSIDSRLYTHARLSAISLTYYALCLGKGNYTVNLHFAEIMLYDKHLYSNLGRRFFDIYVQGKLVAKDFNIVDEAKGVGKPVVKKFPVTITNGKLEIRLQWAGKGTQAIPARGVYGPLISAVSVDPADFIPPKEPGTGSGGGSSVGTVVGSVIASTVFLVLLIGGILWWRGCLRPKSQMEKDFKNLDFQISSFSLRQIKVATDNFDPANKIGEGGFGPVHKGTLTDGTVIAVKQLSAKSKQGNREFLNEIAMISALQHPHLVKLYGCCVEGDQLLLVYEYLENNSLARALFGPQETQIPLNWPMRQNICVGIARGLAYLHEESRLKIVHRDIKATNVLLDKDLNPKISDFGLAKLDEEENTHISTRVAGTYGYMAPEYAMRGHLTDKADVYSFGIVALEIVHGKSNTSSRSKAETFYLLDWVHVLREQNNLVEVIDPRLGTSYNRQEAMTMIQIGMLCTSPAPADRPSMSTVVSMLEGHSTVNVEKLLEASFNKGSEKDEESVRAMKRHYAMIGEEEITNTTTTDGPFTSSSTSTANASDLYPVKLDSAYWNTRT from the exons ATGTCGTTCAATCGacaacttctcttcttcttcttcttcgtctctcttaTACTCTTCTCCGGCTTCGCATCCTCCGCAACATTACCCAAAGAAGAAG TCGAAGCTTTAAAAAGCGTAGCGACGGCGTTGAAGAAGACTAATTGGAATTTCTCGGTGGATCCATGCGACGAAACTTCATCTGAAGGCGGATGGAGGAAACTTAACCAGCCTAAGGGCGCCGAAGACGCCGTTACTTGTAACTGCTCCTCCGGCACTTGCCACGTCACCAACAT AACTCTCAAGGGACAAGACCTTCAAGGATCTCTTCCTACAGATCTTTCAGGACTTCCTTTCTTGCAACAGAT TGATCTGACTAGAAACTATCTCAACGGTTCCATTCCTCCCGAATGGGGATCCTCATCACTTATATCCAT CGAACTACTTGGAAACCGGATTACTGGTCCTATCCCAAAAGAACTTGCAAACCTTACAAACCTTTATAGTCT TGTCTTGGAATACAACCAACTCTCAGGAAAGTTACCACCAGAGCTCGGAAATCTACCCAACCTTCAAAGACT GTTTCTTAGCTCAAACTACTTGACCGGGGAAATCCCAAGTACATTCGCCAAACTTACTAATTTGACTGATTT tcgtATTAGCGACAACCAGTTCACTGGTACTATACCAGATTTCATCCAGAATTGGAAAGGACTTCGGAAACT GGTTATTCAAGCAAGTGGTTTAGTTGGACCGATTCCTAGTGCCATTGGTCCTCTGGGAACCTTAACAGACTT GAGAATCAGTGACTTGAGCGGACCTGAATCTCCATTTCCTCCCCTACAGAACATGACATCGATAAAGACATT GATTCTTCGGAACTGCAACCTTACAGGAAACTTACCTGATTATCTTGATCGCAGAACCTTGAAAGTTTT GGATCTTAGCTTTAACAAACTGAGTGGACCAATCCCCCCGAAATATTCCGCTCTTTCAGATGTAGATTACAT ATATTTTACAAGCAACATGTTAAACGGGGTAGTACCAGCCTGGATGTTAGACAAAGGAGACACGAT TGATCTTGCTTACAATAACTTTTCCAAAGAAACCAACACTGAAATGTGTCAACAAAATTCCGT GAATATGTTTTCAAGCACAAGCCCTTTAGTGACAAATAACTC CTCAAATGTTTCCTGTCTGAGCAAATATGTGTGTCCTAAAA CTTTCTACGGCCTTCATATAAACTGTGGTGATAATGAGATTACAAGCAATGGGACTAAATATGATGCTGACACACGGGATACAGTGGGTTTCGACAATAGTGGAAACGGGTGGGTTTCTACCAACACGGGACACTTCTTGGATGATGATCGGACTAACATTGGAAAAACCAAATGGTCGAATTCATCAGTGCTTAATATAACAAATTCCAGCATAGATTCTAGGCTTTATACACACGCGCGTCTCTCGGCCATCTCCCTCACGTACTATGCATTGTGTCTGGGAAAAGGAAACTATACGGTTAATCTTCATTTCGCTGAAATTATGCTTTATGATAAACACTTGTATAGCAACTTGGGAAGAAGATTCTTTGACATATACGTTCAG GGTAAACTTGTGGCGAAAGATTTCAATATTGTTGATGAGGCAAAAGGTGTGGGAAAACCTGTTGTTAAGAAATTTCCGGTCACTATTACAAATGGGAAACTGGAAATAAGATTGCAGTGGGCTGGGAAAGGAACTCAAGCTATTCCTGCGAGAGGTGTATATGGTCCTCTCATATCGGCTGTATCGGTAGATCCAGCAG ACTTTATTCCACCAAAGGAACCTGGCACTGGATCTGGTGGGGGAAGTTCTGTTGGTACTGTGGTTGGTAGTGTAATCGCTTCGACAGTGTTTCTTGTGCTTTTAATCGGAGGTATATTATGGTGGAGAGGCTGCTTAAGACCTAAGAGTCAGATGGAAAAAG ATTTCAAGAACTTAGATTTCCAGATCAGTTCGTTCTCGTTGAGGCAAATCAAAGTTGCCACGGATAACTTTGATCCTGCAAACAAGATCGGAGAAGGTGGTTTTGGTCCTGTACACAAG GGAACATTGACTGATGGAACTGTAATCGCGGTGAAGCAGCTATCGGCGAAATCAAAACAAGGGAATCGAGAGTTTTTGAACGAGATTGCTATGATTTCTGCTCTGCAGCATCCACATTTGGTTAAACTATATGGATGTTGCGTCGAAGGTGACCAGCTCTTGCTAGTTTACGAGTACTTGGAAAACAACAGTCTCGCGCGAGCTCTTTTCG GTCCACAAGAGACTCAGATACCACTAAATTGGCCAATGAGGCAGAATATTTGTGTCGGGATAGCGAGAGGATTAGCATATCTCCACGAGGAATCAAGACTCAAGATCGTACACAGAGATATCAAAGCCACTAATGTCTTGCTAGACAAGGATCTAAATCCAAAAATCTCGGATTTCGGACTTGCTAagcttgatgaagaagaaaacacacacatcagCACACGAGTCGCCGGAACATA CGGATATATGGCTCCAGAATACGCCATGAGAGGCCATTTGACAGATAAAGCCGACGTCTACAGTTTTGGCATTGTTGCTCTGGAAATAGTTCATGGAAAGAGCAACACGAGCTCACGATCCAAAGCCGAGACCTTCTACCTTCTTGACTGG GTGCACGTTTTAAGGGAGCAAAACAATCTGGTGGAAGTAatagatccaaggctaggaacaaGTTACAACAGACAAGAAGCAATGACCATGATTCAGATAGGGATGCTCTGCACCAGTCCAGCTCCGGCTGATAGACCTTCCATGTCGACTGTGGTGAGTATGCTCGAAGGCCACTCAACGGTGAATGTTGAGAAGCTTCTTGAAGCTTCTTTCAACAAAGGAAGTGAAAAGGACGAAGAGAGCGTGAGAGCGATGAAGAGGCATTACGCCATGATAGGTGAGGAGGAGATAACGAACACGACAACCACCGACGGACCTTTCACGTCGTCTTCTACGTCAACCGCAAACGCCAGTGATCTTTACCCTGTGAAGCTTGATTCTGCTTACTGGAACACCAGAACTTAG
- the LOC104745765 gene encoding probable leucine-rich repeat receptor-like serine/threonine-protein kinase At3g14840, which translates to MSISRQLLLSSYFFIVFFIFFSGFVSSATLAPEEVEALKIVATALKKTDWDFTVDPCNETSSDGGWRTLNQPKGAEDAVTCNCSSGTCHVTNITLKGQDLQGSLPTDLSGLPFLQQIDLTRNYLKGYIPPEWGSSSLIAISLLGNRITGPIPKELANLTNLYSLVLEYNQISGNLPPQLGDLPNLQRLLLSSNYLTGEIPSTFARLTTLTDFRISDNQFTGTIPDFIQNWKGLEKLVIQASGLVGPIPSAIGLLGTIKDLRITDLSGPESPFPPVTNMKSLKYLILRNCNLTGHLPTYLGERIAVKNLDLSFNKLSGPIPDSYAALSNVDYIYFTSNMLNGEVPSWMVDKGDTIDLAYNNFSKDTRTDECQEKSVNTFSSTSPLVTNNSTNVFCLSKYVCPKTFFGLHINCGGNEITSDGSLYDADTFDVPGFYDSKNGWVSSNTGNFLDDDRSSNLATQVKWTRSSELDISDSSIDFRLYTQARLSAISLTYMALCLGEGNYTVNLHFAEIIFDANNLGRRFFDIYVQGKLVAKDFNIVDEAGVGNTVVKNFPVTITNGKLEIRLQWAGKGTQAIPVRGVYGPLISAVSVDPDFDPPQEKPGSGSGGGSSVGTVVGSVIASTVFLVLLVGGILWWRGCLRPKSQMEKDFKNLDFHISAFSLRQIKVATDNFDPANKIGEGGFGPVHKGILSDGTAIAVKQLSAKSKQGNREFLNEIAMISALQHPHLVKLYGCCVEGEQLLLVYEYLENNCLARALFGPQETQISLNWPTRQKICVGIARGLAYLHEESRLKIVHRDIKATNVLLDKELNPKISDFGLAKLDEEENTHISTRVAGTYGYMAPEYAMRGHLTDKADVYSFGIVALEIVHGKSNTSSRSKAEIFYLLDWVHVLRKQNNLVEVIDPRLGTSYNRQEAMTMIQIGMLCTSPAPADRPSMSTVVSMLEGHSTVNVEKLLEASVNKGSENDEESERAMKKHYAMIGEEEITNTTTTDTSDLYPVKLDSASWNTRN; encoded by the exons ATGTCGATCAGTCGACaacttctcctctcttcttacttcttcatcgttttcttcatcttcttctccggctTCGTATCCTCTGCAACATTAGCCCCAGAAGAAG TCGAAGCTTTAAAAATCGTAGCGACGGCGTTGAAGAAGACTGATTGGGATTTCACGGTGGATCCATGCAACGAAACTTCATCTGACGGCGGATGGAGGACTCTTAACCAGCCTAAGGGAGCCGAAGACGCCGTTACTTGTAACTGCTCCTCCGGCACTTGCCACGTCACCAACAT AACTCTCAAGGGACAAGACCTTCAAGGATCTCTTCCTACAGATCTTTCAGGACTTCCTTTCTTGCAACAGAT TGATCTGACTAGAAACTATCTCAAGGGTTACATTCCTCCCGAATGGGGATCCTCATCACTTATAGCCAT CTCACTACTTGGAAACCGGATTACTGGTCCTATCCCAAAAGAACTTGCAAACCTTACAAACCTTTATAGTCT TGTCTTGGAATACAACCAAATCTCAGGGAACTTACCGCCACAGCTCGGAGATCTTCCCAACCTTCAAAGACT GCTTCTTAGCTCAAACTACTTGACCGGGGAAATCCCAAGTACATTCGCCAGACTTACTACTTTGACTGATTT TCGTATTAGCGACAACCAGTTCACTGGTACTATACCAGATTTCATCCAGAACTGGAAAGGACTTGAGAAACT GGTTATTCAAGCAAGTGGTTTAGTTGGACCGATCCCTAGTGCCATTGGTCTTCTGGGAACCATAAAAGACTT GAGAATCACTGACTTGAGTGGACCTGAATCTCCATTTCCGCCAGTAACCAACATGAAATCGTTGAAGTATTT GATTCTTAGGAACTGCAACCTTACAGGACACTTACCTACGTATCTTGGAGAGAGGATAGCCGTAAAGAATTT GGATCTTAGCTTTAACAAACTGAGTGGACCAATCCCCGATTCATATGCCGCTCTTTCAAATGTAGATTACAT ATATTTTACAAGTAACATGTTAAACGGGGAAGTACCAAGTTGGATGGTCGACAAAGGAGACACGAT TGATCTTGCTTACAATAACTTTTCCAAAGATACCAGAACTGACGAATGTCAAGAAAAATCCGT GAATACGTTTTCAAGCACAAGCCCTTTAGTGACAAATAACTC CACAAATGTTTTCTGTCTGAGTAAATATGTCTGTCCTAAAA CTTTCTTCGGCCTTCATATAAACTGTGGTGGTAATGAAATAACAAGCGATGGGAGTTTGTATGATGCTGACACATTTGATGTACCGGGTTTCTATGATAGTAAAAATGGGTGGGTTAGTAGCAACACGGGAAACTTCTTGGATGATGATCGGAGTAGCAATTTGGCAACCCAAGTCAAATGGACGAGGTCATCAGAGCTTGATATATCAGATTCTAGCATAGATTTTAGGCTTTATACGCAGGCGCGTCTCTCGGCCATCTCCCTCACTTACATGGCATTGTGTCTTGGAGAAGGAAACTATACGGTTAATCTTCATTTCGCTGAAATTATTTTCGATGCAAACAATTTGGGAAGAAGATTCTTTGACATATACGTTCAG GGTAAACTTGTGGCGAAAGATTTCAATATTGTTGATGAGGCAGGTGTGGGAAATACTGTGGTCAAGAACTTTCCGGTCACGATTACAAATGGGAAACTGGAAATAAGATTGCAGTGGGCTGGCAAAGGAACTCAAGCTATTCCTGTGAGAGGTGTATATGGTCCTCTCATATCTGCTGTATCGGTTGATCCAG ATTTTGATCCACCACAGGAAAAACCTGGCTCTGGATCTGGTGGGGGAAGCTCTGTTGGTACTGTGGTTGGTAGTGTAATTGCGTCGACCGTATTTCTTGTGCTTTTAGTCGGAGGTATATTATGGTGGAGAGGCTGCTTAAGACCTAAGAGTCAGATGGAAAAAG ATTTCAAGAACTTAGATTTCCATATCAGTGCGTTCTCGTTGAGGCAAATCAAAGTTGCCACGGATAACTTTGATCCTGCAAACAAGATCGGAGAAGGTGGTTTCGGTCCTGTACACAAG GGGATATTGAGTGACGGAACTGCAATCGCGGTGAAGCAGCTATCGGCGAAATCAAAACAAGGGAATCGGGAGTTCTTGAACGAGATTGCTATGATTTCGGCTCTGCAGCATCCCCATTTGGTTAAACTATACGGATGTTGTGTCGAAGGTGAACAGCTTTTGCTTGTTTACGAGTACTTGGAAAACAACTGTCTAGCGCGAGCCCTTTTCG GTCCTCAAGAGACACAGATATCACTAAACTGGCCAACAAGGCAGAAGATTTGTGTCGGGATAGCGAGAGGATTAGCTTATCTCCACGAGGAATCAAGACTCAAGATCGTACACAGAGACATCAAAGCCACTAATGTCTTGCTGGATAAGGAACTAAATCCAAAGATTTCGGATTTTGGTCTTGCTAAgcttgacgaagaagaaaacacacacatcagCACACGAGTCGCCGGAACATA cgGATATATGGCTCCAGAATACGCCATGAGAGGCCACTTGACAGATAAAGCCGACGTCTACAGTTTTGGCATTGTTGCTCTTGAAATAGTTCATGGAAAGAGCAACACGAGCTCACGATCCAAAGCCGAGATCTTCTACCTTCTTGACTGG GTGCACGTTCTAAGAAAGCAAAACAATCTGGTGGAAGTAatagatccaaggctaggaacaaGTTACAACAGACAAGAAGCAATGACGATGATTCAGATAGGGATGCTATGCACCAGTCCAGCTCCGGCTGATAGACCTTCCATGTCGACTGTGGTGAGTATGCTTGAAGGCCATTCAACGGTGAATGTTGAGAAGCTTCTTGAAGCTTCTGTCAACAAAGGAAGTGAAAATGACGAAGAGAGCGAGAGAGCGATGAAGAAGCATTACGCCATGATAGGTGAGGAGGAGATAACGAACACGACAACTACCGACACCAGCGATCTTTACCCTGTGAAGCTTGATTCTGCTTCCTGGAACACCAGAAATTAG
- the LOC104745766 gene encoding protein trichome birefringence-like 41, with the protein MRGCIKTRSVFESLCLPSPLLSSPLLCVKMGSKDNASSNSSALVLSLLLLLLLLLHEAEGCDMFTGRWVKDASYPLYDVSTCPFIRREFACKRNGRPDLDYSTFRWQPQSCKLARFNGVEFLERNKGKKIMFVGDSLSLNQWQSLTCMLHSSVPNSSYTLTTQGSISTFTFKEYGLELKLDRNVYLVDIVREKIGRVLKLDSINDGKNWLGMDTLIFNTWHWWGRRGPSQPWDWIQLGTNVTKDMNRVVAFEIALGTWGKWVDTVVDTKKTKVFFQGISPSHYKGVLWGEPAAKSCLGQKEPLMGTNYPGGLPAEVGVLKRALGKISKPVTLLDITMLSLLRKDGHPSLYGLGGQSSGGDCSHWCLAGVPDTWNEILYNYMIV; encoded by the exons atgCGTGGGTGTATAAAAACCAGAAGCGTATTTGAATCTCTCTGTCTCccctctcctctcctctcctctcctctaCTCTGTGTTAAAATGGGTTCAAAGGATAACGCCAGTTCTAATAGCTCTGCATTAGTTTTAtcgctgcttcttcttcttcttcttcttctacacgaAGCAGAGGGATGCGATATGTTCACAGGGCGATGGGTGAAGGACGCTTCTTACCCTCTCTACGACGTGTCCACGTGTCCGTTCATAAGACGCGAGTTCGCTTGCAAAAGAAATGGACGGCCAGATCTCGATTACTCTACCTTCAGATGGCAGCCTCAGTCCTGCAAATTAGCAAG GTTCAACGGAgtggagtttttggagagaaacaAAGGGAAGAAGATAATGTTTGTTGGTGATTCTCTTAGTCTAAATCAGTGGCAATCTTTGACATGTATGCTTCACTCTTCCGTTCCCAATTCTTCGTATACTTTAACCACACAAGGCAGTATCTCAACCTTCACATTCAAG GAGTATGGATTGGAATTGAAGCTTGACAGGAATGTGTATTTGGTAGATATAGTGAGGGAGAAGATTGGGAGAGTGTTGAAGCTTGATTCGATCAATGATGGAAAAAATTGGTTAGGAATGGATACATTGATTTTTAATACTTGGCATTGGTGGGGCCGTAGAGGTCCTTCACAACC ATGGGACTGGATACAACTAGGGACAAACGTTACAAAAGACATGAACCGTGTGGTCGCATTCGAAATTGCGCTTGGGACTTGGGGAAAATGGGTTGATACCGTCGTAGATACTAAGAAAACTAAAGTCTTTTTCCAAGGCATTTCACCTTCTCATTACAA AGGAGTTCTGTGGGGTGAACCAGCTGCAAAGAGTTGCTTAGGACAGAAGGAACCACTTATGGGGACAAATTATCCAGGAGGATTGCCAGCAGAAGTGGGAGTTTTGAAGAGAGCACTTGGGAAAATATCCAAACCGGTGACATTGCTTGACATTACAATGCTTTCGTTGCTTCGCAAAGATGGTCATCCTTCGCTTTACGGTCTAGGCGGGCAATCCTCCGGTGGTGACTGCAGCCACTGGTGTCTCGCAGGGGTACCTGATACTTGGAATGAGATTCTTTACAATTATATGattgtgtaa
- the LOC104745767 gene encoding uncharacterized protein LOC104745767 isoform X1: MGESQILLAQSLKTVFTLWIVFTLLHSFPFQAQAAPASSLIKHMSWVLKWTTGSSSKISQSDTNVLEFENGYLVETVVEGNEIGVVPYKIRVSDDGELYAVDEVNSNIMKITPPLSQYSRGRLVAGSFQGKTGHADGKPSEARFNHPRGVTMDDKGNVYVADTLNLAIRKIGDSGVTTIAGGKSNIAGYRDGPSEDAKFSNDFDVVYVRPTCSLFVIDRGNAALRQISLSEEDCHYQDDSSISPTDILLVIGAVLIGYATCLLQQGFGNSFFSKTQLETETSFEEEHQGQGKEKFSRPVLETTATKEEPGWPSFGQLIIDLCKLALEFITSHLVPTRFKTSPNLRPLDRLKMPEDEQEPPRVQMHTAPAPVSESRHAHLPKADESHPEHKTPKVRSSSVMKDPTLSSSKHHRSSSSKRQDYAQFYASGEVPQPKVHKERSRRCHRDKTTETEPKPTPSDTVKPVEYSNSSKFDHFNMRSGKYGPETPFRF; the protein is encoded by the exons ATGGGCGAATCTCAGATTCTACTTGCTCAGAGCTTAAAGACTGTGTTCACTTTATGGATCGTCTTTACTCTTCTTCACAGCTTTCCATTTCAAGCTCAAGCTGCTCCTGCTA GTTCTTTGATTAAGCACATGTCGTGGGTTCTGAAGTGGACTACTGGATCATCCTCTAAAATATCCCAATCAG ATACTAATGTTCTTGAATTTGAGAATGGTTACTTGGTCGAAACTGTTGTGGAAGGAAACGAAATCGGTGTTGTTCCTTACAAGATTCGAGTTTCTGATGATGGAGAACTTTATGCTGTTGATGAAGTTAATAGCAACATCATGAAGATCACTCCTCCCTTGTCACAGT ACAGCAGGGGAAGATTGGTGGCTGGATCGTTTCAAGGAAAGACCGGACATGCAGATGGTAAACCAAGCGAGGCTCGTTTTAATCATCCGAGGGGAGTAACAATGGATGACAAAGGGAACGTTTATGTCGCTGATACTTTGAATCTTGCCATCAGAAAGATTGGAGATTCAG GTGTTACTACAATTGCTGGGGGGAAATCAAATATAGCTGGATATAGAGATGGACCAAGTGAGGATGCAAAGTTCTCTaatgattttgatgttgtaTATGTTCGGCCTACCTGCTCGTTGTTTGTCATTGACCGAGGTAACGCTGCTCTTCGCCAAATCTCTCTCAGCGAAGAGGACTGTCACTATCAAGATGATAGCTCAATCTCTCCAACTG ATATCCTCTTGGTTATTGGTGCCGTTCTCATTGGTTATGCTACTTGTTTGCTCCAGCAGGGTTTTGGAAATTCTTTCTTCTCAAAGACG CAGCTAGAGACAGAAACCAGCTTTGAAGAGGAGCATCAAGGTCAAGGCAAAGAGAAATTTTCCCGACCTGTCCTTGAGACAACAGCAACCAAGGAAGAACCTGGTTGGCCATCATTTGGGCAACTCATTATTGATCTCTGCAAACTCGCTCTAGAGTTTATAACCAGCCACCTAGTGCCAACCCGATTCAAAACAAGCCCCAATTTAAGGCCATTAGATAGACTCAAAATGCCTGAAGACGAACAAGAACCACCTCGAGTCCAAATGCATACTGCACCAGCACCAGTCTCTGAATCCCGACATGCACACTTGCCTAAAGCTGATGAGAGTCACCCGGAACATAAGACCCCGAAGGTAAGATCAAGTAGTGTAATGAAGGACCCTACTTTGTCATCATCCAAGCACCACAGGTCGTCATCATCAAAACGGCAGGACTATGCTCAGTTCTATGCCTCGGGAGAGGTTCCCCAACCGAAGGTCCATAAAGAGCGATCGAGGCGCTGCCATAGAGATAAAACAACAGAGACAGAACCAAAGCCAACACCATCAGATACGGTGAAGCCTGTAGAATACAGTAATAGTTCAAAGTTTGATCATTTCAACATGAGGAGCGGCAAGTATGGTCCCGAAACTCCATTTCGATTCTAG
- the LOC104745767 gene encoding uncharacterized protein LOC104745767 isoform X2 produces the protein MGESQILLAQSLKTVFTLWIVFTLLHSFPFQAQAAPASSLIKHMSWVLKWTTGSSSKISQSDTNVLEFENGYLVETVVEGNEIGVVPYKIRVSDDGELYAVDEVNSNIMKITPPLSQYSRGRLVAGSFQGKTGHADGKPSEARFNHPRGVTMDDKGNVYVADTLNLAIRKIGDSGVTTIAGGKSNIAGYRDGPSEDAKFSNDFDVVYVRPTCSLFVIDRGNAALRQISLSEEDCHYQDDSSISPTDILLVIGAVLIGYATCLLQQGFGNSFFSKTLETETSFEEEHQGQGKEKFSRPVLETTATKEEPGWPSFGQLIIDLCKLALEFITSHLVPTRFKTSPNLRPLDRLKMPEDEQEPPRVQMHTAPAPVSESRHAHLPKADESHPEHKTPKVRSSSVMKDPTLSSSKHHRSSSSKRQDYAQFYASGEVPQPKVHKERSRRCHRDKTTETEPKPTPSDTVKPVEYSNSSKFDHFNMRSGKYGPETPFRF, from the exons ATGGGCGAATCTCAGATTCTACTTGCTCAGAGCTTAAAGACTGTGTTCACTTTATGGATCGTCTTTACTCTTCTTCACAGCTTTCCATTTCAAGCTCAAGCTGCTCCTGCTA GTTCTTTGATTAAGCACATGTCGTGGGTTCTGAAGTGGACTACTGGATCATCCTCTAAAATATCCCAATCAG ATACTAATGTTCTTGAATTTGAGAATGGTTACTTGGTCGAAACTGTTGTGGAAGGAAACGAAATCGGTGTTGTTCCTTACAAGATTCGAGTTTCTGATGATGGAGAACTTTATGCTGTTGATGAAGTTAATAGCAACATCATGAAGATCACTCCTCCCTTGTCACAGT ACAGCAGGGGAAGATTGGTGGCTGGATCGTTTCAAGGAAAGACCGGACATGCAGATGGTAAACCAAGCGAGGCTCGTTTTAATCATCCGAGGGGAGTAACAATGGATGACAAAGGGAACGTTTATGTCGCTGATACTTTGAATCTTGCCATCAGAAAGATTGGAGATTCAG GTGTTACTACAATTGCTGGGGGGAAATCAAATATAGCTGGATATAGAGATGGACCAAGTGAGGATGCAAAGTTCTCTaatgattttgatgttgtaTATGTTCGGCCTACCTGCTCGTTGTTTGTCATTGACCGAGGTAACGCTGCTCTTCGCCAAATCTCTCTCAGCGAAGAGGACTGTCACTATCAAGATGATAGCTCAATCTCTCCAACTG ATATCCTCTTGGTTATTGGTGCCGTTCTCATTGGTTATGCTACTTGTTTGCTCCAGCAGGGTTTTGGAAATTCTTTCTTCTCAAAGACG CTAGAGACAGAAACCAGCTTTGAAGAGGAGCATCAAGGTCAAGGCAAAGAGAAATTTTCCCGACCTGTCCTTGAGACAACAGCAACCAAGGAAGAACCTGGTTGGCCATCATTTGGGCAACTCATTATTGATCTCTGCAAACTCGCTCTAGAGTTTATAACCAGCCACCTAGTGCCAACCCGATTCAAAACAAGCCCCAATTTAAGGCCATTAGATAGACTCAAAATGCCTGAAGACGAACAAGAACCACCTCGAGTCCAAATGCATACTGCACCAGCACCAGTCTCTGAATCCCGACATGCACACTTGCCTAAAGCTGATGAGAGTCACCCGGAACATAAGACCCCGAAGGTAAGATCAAGTAGTGTAATGAAGGACCCTACTTTGTCATCATCCAAGCACCACAGGTCGTCATCATCAAAACGGCAGGACTATGCTCAGTTCTATGCCTCGGGAGAGGTTCCCCAACCGAAGGTCCATAAAGAGCGATCGAGGCGCTGCCATAGAGATAAAACAACAGAGACAGAACCAAAGCCAACACCATCAGATACGGTGAAGCCTGTAGAATACAGTAATAGTTCAAAGTTTGATCATTTCAACATGAGGAGCGGCAAGTATGGTCCCGAAACTCCATTTCGATTCTAG